In the genome of Triticum urartu cultivar G1812 chromosome 5, Tu2.1, whole genome shotgun sequence, one region contains:
- the LOC125509810 gene encoding uncharacterized protein LOC125509810 isoform X1, whose protein sequence is MSPATAGPVGRSWIDPEALSKRGGQRTDGEGIGIGQLEDPKRLPHHLPHRLSSSTRMLCSTSSSSWLLNKISRSSRCSRASALGFSRTWRSTVDAGGLCQAGAGGLLSFIYPTLQLLRHGVRLFGDQDLQSKVGLLIDYAGDQDLISPMAVGGALAVEACSSCSSSGSNS, encoded by the exons ATGTCGCCGGCGACGGCAGGGCCAGTCGGCCGGAGCTGGATTGATCCGGAGGCGCTCAGCAAGAGAGGCGGACAGCGGACCGATGGAGAAGGGATCGGCATCGGGCAGCTCGAAGACCCAAAACGGCTGCCTCATCATCTACCTCACCGTCTCTCCTCCAGTACGCGGATGCTCTGCTCGACCTCTTCCTCGTCATGGCTGCTCAACAAAATAAGCAGGAGCAGCCGGTGCAGCCGAGCGTCTGCCTTAGGCTTCAG CAGGACATGGCGTTCAACGGTGGATGCAGGCGGCCTATGCCAAG CTGGTGCGGGCGGGCTGCTGTCGTTCATCTACCCCACGCTGCAGCTGCTGCGGCACGGCGTCCGGCTATTCGGCGACCAGGACCTGCAGAGCAAGGTTGGCCTGCTCATCGACTATGCTGGGGATCAG GATCTAATCTCTCCCATGGCGGTCGGCGGCGCTCTGGCCGTGGAGGCCTGCTCCTCATGCTCCTCCTCTG GATCTAATTCTTGA
- the LOC125509810 gene encoding uncharacterized protein LOC125509810 isoform X2: MSPATAGPVGRSWIDPEALSKRGGQRTDGEGIGIGQLEDPKRLPHHLPHRLSSSTRMLCSTSSSSWLLNKISRSSRCSRASALGFRTWRSTVDAGGLCQAGAGGLLSFIYPTLQLLRHGVRLFGDQDLQSKVGLLIDYAGDQDLISPMAVGGALAVEACSSCSSSGSNS, translated from the exons ATGTCGCCGGCGACGGCAGGGCCAGTCGGCCGGAGCTGGATTGATCCGGAGGCGCTCAGCAAGAGAGGCGGACAGCGGACCGATGGAGAAGGGATCGGCATCGGGCAGCTCGAAGACCCAAAACGGCTGCCTCATCATCTACCTCACCGTCTCTCCTCCAGTACGCGGATGCTCTGCTCGACCTCTTCCTCGTCATGGCTGCTCAACAAAATAAGCAGGAGCAGCCGGTGCAGCCGAGCGTCTGCCTTAGGCTTCAG GACATGGCGTTCAACGGTGGATGCAGGCGGCCTATGCCAAG CTGGTGCGGGCGGGCTGCTGTCGTTCATCTACCCCACGCTGCAGCTGCTGCGGCACGGCGTCCGGCTATTCGGCGACCAGGACCTGCAGAGCAAGGTTGGCCTGCTCATCGACTATGCTGGGGATCAG GATCTAATCTCTCCCATGGCGGTCGGCGGCGCTCTGGCCGTGGAGGCCTGCTCCTCATGCTCCTCCTCTG GATCTAATTCTTGA